DNA sequence from the Oncorhynchus keta strain PuntledgeMale-10-30-2019 chromosome 1, Oket_V2, whole genome shotgun sequence genome:
GGTTGAAGGATGAGCTGATGGAAGATCTGTGCTTACTGGGCAACTTCTAACCCGGTTGGAGGTACGCATACACCTAGGCCTACATGTGAATATGTACAAGCAGCGCAGCAGTTATTCTTCTATGCTCTAGGTATGTCCAGTAGGTGTgctgcatcatcatcatctgagCTTGGGGAAGATCCTGATGAAGAGGATCATACTGATGAAAGTGAAGGAGACCAGGATGAGCATCAGCCACAGGGTCCAGTTGACAGACTTCTTGGTGTGCTGTTCCAAACGCTCCGACTCAACCTTCAGTTTCTCGAAGTTAGTGTCTGCCTGACGCATAGACTGGGTCAGGGtctgagtgagagaggagaggagagaagcagatAACTATTAGATCAGATCCTCCTCTGTGGCTGAAGGATAGACTGGGTCAGGGtctgagtgagagaggagagaagcagatAACTATTAGATCAGATCCTCCTCTGTGGCTGAAGGATATACTGCGTCAGGGtctgagtgagagaggagagaagcagatAACTATTAGATCAGATCCGCTGTGGCTGAAGGATagactgggtcagggtcagggagacAGGATAACTATGAATATTTCTGCTGTGGCTGAAGGATAGACTGGGTCTGAGGGAGACAGGATCCAGATAACTAATATTTCTGCTGTGGCTGAAGGATAGACTGGGTCAGGGTCTGAGACAGGATCAGATAACTATGAATAGATCTGCTGTGGCTGAAGGAGACTGGGTCAGGGTctaagtgagagaggagagaagcagatAACTATTAGATCAGATCCTCAACTGTTGCTGAAGGatagactcagtcagggtctgagtgagagaggagagaagcagatAACTATTAGATCAGATCCTCCTGTGTGGCTGAAGGATTGACTAGgtcagggtctgagagacaggatCATATGAATATTTCTGCTGTGGCTGAAGGATAGACTGGGTCAGGGTCAACATAGACAACATGTCTTCTGTTAAACTTTTAAGGGGCTGTCATCAAACACTTGCACTTTTCATAAGAAACTTAATTGGCCTTTGAAATGCATAGTGATGCatattttttatccaaaaatggaTTGACCCTGGAAATAATCCATCCTTCCATTTAGACTAGTGGAATTCCAGGCCTCATAGCAGCAGCTGTTAAATCATATATCCCATAAACTGTTCAAACGCTGTAGTTCTGGAATGTTTCTTATGTAATACTGCCCCCTTCTGGACGGACACCAAAACACTTTTCTATCAACCAGAATAGAAGCTCTTGCTGAATTCCAAGGCTCATATAAATTATTAAGTAAGTCATATGGAAATAGCTTCAACTTGTTTTTCCTGATAAGTGTGGTGAAATTCGCCATATTGGATACACCTGTCCAATCCTTTGAGATCTACAGGAGTGttaggcggcagcgtagcctagtggttagcctagtTACCGAAAGGTAGCCTAGTTACCGAAAGGTAGCTAGATCGAATCcctcgagctgacaagttaaaaatctgttgttctacccctgaacaaggcatttaacccactgttcccctgaaggccgtcattgaaaataagaatttgttcttaactgacttgcctagttaaaaaaataaataataataataatcaattaCCAAGTGTTAGGCGCTAAAACCCCAGGGGGATTATCCTCATTTTTCTAACTCTACAAGGGCAGAGAGAGTCTTCCTGTTGTCTGACCTGAGAATGAGGCTAAAAGGTGGAATTGTAATGCAGCATAGAAACTGTTCAGCAGAGCTTGTCTTCTTCCACACCTGGTTGTCCTGTTTGATAATGTTCTGGGCCACCAGCGTGTTGTTCTTCAGGTTACGCGCCAGGTTCAGCATGTCTTCAGCCAACTTTTCCTGTAGGTTGTGATGGTGCTGCAACACTGCATCCAGCTCGGCTGCTGACTGCCGTTCATCCAGAACCAAACCCCTTTCGAAACCAAGGGAGGGATTGGTTttattgattgatttgattgtgggtataaaaaaaaaaacagacaaatgTGAAATCGTACATTTGGTAAGTCTAGAGCAGAGTGAGAGGAAATTAGGTTTTAATGTTACCTTCTGTTTCTCAAGTCTGTTTCCAAGTTTCCTGTTTAATTACAGAGAAAATAATAACACTTTAAAATGACGCTATTGTACATTTGAatatattaaaataaataaaaaacgagTGTTTACCTTTGTTTGACAGACCCTATAAAGAAACGCAATAAAACAGTTAGCAGAAATAGCCCTTTATAAAGAAGACAGATCATGTCCATTAAAACAAACTATAACATTTTCAAAGTAAAACACAGACTATTGAGACCCATCCAACAGTATGAGGTTATCTTACAGTGCCTAACAGCTCGTTCCTCATCTCCCCTGTGCACCGGGCTTTGGTCTGCATGTGAACTGTCTTACTGGCCGGCATCCTCTCATTGGCTATGGTGGGGGTGCGTCCAGGAGCTAGGAACTGATTGGccagggctttctctgtccccgACTATAAAAGAAGAACATAGGACAGGCAGCGTATCATTGGCTATGGTGGGGGTGCGTCCAGGAGCTAGGAACTGATTGGccagggctttctctgtccccgACTATAAAAGAAGAACATAGGACAGGAAGCGTATCATTGGCTATGGTGGGGGTGCGTCCAGGAGCTAGGAACTGATTGGccagggctttctctgtccccgACTATAAAAGAAGAACATAGGACAGGCAGCGTATCATTGGCTATGGTGGGGGTGCGTCCAGGAGCTAGGAACTGATTGGccagggctttctctgtccccgACTATAAAAGAAGAACATAGGACAGGCAGCGTATCATTGGCTCAAGTGAAGAAAACATTCAAAACAAACTGGTGAGAAGAAAACATTTCTAGAATGTAATGCTAATGGCTTCAAACAGAATTTAAATCAGTTGTTTTAGCTACGTATCAGAAATTAAATCCTTGAGGGTATTATACTAACCAGTTTCTCTGCTTCTAGAAGTCCTTTCAAGAAGTCCACCTTCCGTGTGTAGTCTGTCATCACCTCTACTGTGGGTTTgctgaagggagagatggaaaaTAATGAATTAATATTTAAAAACAACGATTGCCTCGGGAGGACATGAATTAGGCTAATACAGatcat
Encoded proteins:
- the use1 gene encoding vesicle transport protein USE1 isoform X1 — its product is MASSRLEINFIRLLSRCESIASEKRVETEWRLEKYVGALEEMLVALRKSPSKPTVEVMTDYTRKVDFLKGLLEAEKLSGTEKALANQFLAPGRTPTIANERMPASKTVHMQTKARCTGEMRNELLGTGLSNKGNLETDLRNRRGLVLDERQSAAELDAVLQHHHNLQEKLAEDMLNLARNLKNNTLVAQNIIKQDNQTLTQSMRQADTNFEKLKVESERLEQHTKKSVNWTLWLMLILVSFTFISMILFIRIFPKLR
- the use1 gene encoding vesicle transport protein USE1 isoform X2 gives rise to the protein MASSRLEINFIRLLSRCESIASEKRVETEWRLEKYVGALEEMLVALRKSPSKPTVEVMTDYTRKVDFLKGLLEAEKLSGTEKALANQFLAPGRTPTIANERMPASKTVHMQTKARCTGEMRNELLGTGLSNKGNLETDLRNRRGLVLDERQSAAELDAVLQHHHNLQEKLAEDMLNLARNLKNNTLVAQNIIKQDNQVWKKTSSAEQFLCCITIPPFSLILRP